Proteins encoded together in one Juglans regia cultivar Chandler chromosome 9, Walnut 2.0, whole genome shotgun sequence window:
- the LOC109008040 gene encoding ras-related protein RABH1b-like — MAPVSALAKYKLVFLGDQSVGKTSIITRFMYDKFDNTYQATIGIDFLSKTMYLEDRTVRLQLWDTAGQERFRSLIPSYIRDSSVAVIVYDVASRQTFLNTSKWIEEVRTERGSDVIIVVVGNKTDLVEKRQVSIEEGEAKARELNVMFIETSAKAGFNIKALFRKIAAALPGMETLSSTKQEDMVDVNLRSTGGGASQSQPQSSGCYC; from the exons ATGGCACCAGTGTCAGCTCTAGCAAAGTACAAGCTGGTGTTCTTGGGGGACCAGTCAGTGGGTAAAACCAGCATCATCACCCGCTTCATGTACGACAAGTTCGACAACACCTATCAG GCTACAATAGGTATTGATTTTCTATCAAAAACTATGTATCTTGAAGATCGAACTGTTCGGCTGCAGTTGTG GGATACTGCTGGACAGGAAAGATTCAGAAGTCTCATTCCAAGCTACATTAGGGATTCATCTGTTGCTGTCATTGTGTATGATGTTGCTA GCCGGCAAACTTTCCTAAACACTTCAAAGTGGATAGAAGAGGTTCGCACTGAGAGGGGCAGCGATGTCATCATTGTCGTTGTTGGGAACAAAACCGACCTTGTGGAGAAGAG GCAAGTTTCCATAGAGGAAGGAGAAGCCAAAGCTCGTGAGCTAAATGTCATGTTTATTGAAACCAGTGCAAAAGCTGGCTTTAATATAAAG GCATTATTTCGGAAAATTGCTGCTGCCTTACCGGGAATGGAGACACTCTCTTCAACAAAGCAAGAAGACATGGTTGATGTGAACCTGAGGTCTACTGGTGGTGGTGCATCACAGTCCCAGCCCCAGTCAAGTGGATGCTATTGTTGA
- the LOC109008039 gene encoding probable purine permease 11, translating to MEVALELQGETLGDDREQSSHEGTSFTKLLLQLPRLKHCKWWLRVATYTLFLLAGQSTATLLGRLYYDEGGNSKWMATFVQSAGFPILVPLLFLFSPSMASTSTTSSTISSATATPPPLSRLTLLYLAFGLLLAGDNMMYSYGLLYLPVSTYSLLCATQLAFNAIFSFFLNSQKFTPFIFNSLVLVTMSASLLAVNADSENTDAGVPKGKYVIGFLCTLGASATFSLYLSLVQLSFQRVIKRETFSAVLNMQIYPSLVATCVCVVGLFASGDWKVLGKEMKEYGKGRVSYLMTLIWTAVTWQISSVGMLGLIVEVSSLFSNVIGTLALPVVPILAVIFFHDKLDGMKVMALLLAIWGFLSYIYQHYLDDSKSKANKTGNGEPSGAVVEVC from the exons ATGGAGGTTGCTCTCGAGCTGCAAGGAGAAACCCTAG GTGATGATCGAGAGCAAAGCTCACATGAGGGAACCTCTTTTACCAAGCTGCTGCTACAACTTCCTAGGCTCAAACATTGTAAGTGGTGGCTTCGTGTGGCCACCTATACTCTCTTTCTTCTTGCCGGCCAATCTACAGCCACTCTCTTGGGAAGATTATACTATGATGAAGGTGGGAATAGCAAATGGATGGCAACATTTGTTCAATCAGCAGGCTTCCCAATTTTAGTTCCCCTCCTATTTTTGTTCTCACCATCCATGGCATCCACCTCAACCACTTCCTCAACCATTTCCTCTGCCACTGCCACACCACCACCTCTTTCGAGGCTCACTTTACTCTACCTCGCCTTCGGCCTCCTATTGGCAGGTGATAACATGATGTATTCATATGGACTCTTATACCTCCCTGTCTCTACTTATTCACTTCTATGCGCAACCCAATTGGCCTTTAATGCgatcttctccttcttcctcaATTCACAAAAGTTCACACCTTTTATTTTCAACTCTCTAGTCCTTGTTACCATGTCAGCATCCCTTCTTGCAGTCAATGCTGACTCTGAAAACACTGATGCTGGAGTCCCTAAAGGAAAGTATGTAATTGGATTCCTTTGCACTCTCGGTGCATCTGCAACATTCTCATTATACCTCTCCCTAGTGCAGCTGTCTTTCCAGAGGGTAATAAAAAGGGAGACCTTCTCTGCTGTCCTGAATATGCAAATATACCCGTCGCTAGTCGcaacatgtgtgtgtgtggtagGACTTTTTGCAAGCGGAGACTGGAAAGTCTTGGGGAAAGAGATGAAGGAATATGGAAAAGGAAGGGTATCCTACTTGATGACTCTGATTTGGACGGCTGTGACATGGCAAATTTCTTCAGTGGGGATGTTGGGGTTGATCGTTGAGGTATCATCTCTCTTCTCCAATGTCATTGGTACATTGGCTTTGCCTGTTGTTCCAATTCTTGCAGTAATATTTTTCCACGACAAGTTGGATGGGATGAAGGTGATGGCCCTGCTGTTAGCCATCTGGGGCTTTCTTTCTTACATCTATCAACACTACCTCGATGACTCTAAATCCAAGGCAAATAAAACCGGCAATGGTGAGCCTTCCGGGGCTGTCGTTGAGGTCTGTTAA